The Meriones unguiculatus strain TT.TT164.6M chromosome 1, Bangor_MerUng_6.1, whole genome shotgun sequence genome has a segment encoding these proteins:
- the Sln gene encoding sarcolipin, producing MERSTQELFLNFTVVLITVLLMWLLVRSYQY from the coding sequence ATGGAGCGGTCTACCCAGGAGCTGTTTCTCAACTTCACAGTTGTTCTGATCACGGTTCTTCTTATGTGGCTCCTTGTGAGGTCCTACCAATACTGA